One segment of Cetobacterium sp. NK01 DNA contains the following:
- a CDS encoding Na+/H+ antiporter NhaC family protein, whose amino-acid sequence MLNEKDNYKSFMGLTPLILFVIMFLVTGIVTNNFSSMPVLVGFMFVLAYALSLNRKDKKISLEEKVEIFARGGGESTIILMVTIFILAGAFYSVANAMGSVDATVNFGLSILPSKAILPGIFVISCIISFAMGTSMGTITAIVPIAIGMAQQTGLDLSLLMGTVVGGAMFGDNLSFVSDTTIAAARTQGIELRDKFKMNALIVLPAVIVTIIILSLVPEASGTVAVGDYSLIKILPYISIIVSALIGLNVMVVLAIGIGTGSILGLALGAFNFVELLGFIQRGFGWMQDLCLIAITIGGIIALMNYYGGVNYLLDKITSKIKSKKGAEAGIATLAALIDVATANNTISIVTAGPLSKNISKQYSIDLRRTASLLDIFSSAFQGLLPYGGQLLVAAGLAQISPMQIVPYNYYSFLMILFGGLSIVFNVPRLKAYQKETIIEQEVEKEVF is encoded by the coding sequence ATGTTGAATGAAAAAGATAATTACAAAAGCTTTATGGGATTAACACCTTTAATTTTATTTGTGATAATGTTTTTAGTGACAGGAATAGTTACAAATAATTTTTCAAGTATGCCTGTTTTAGTTGGTTTCATGTTTGTATTAGCATACGCATTATCACTGAATAGAAAAGATAAAAAAATATCACTTGAAGAAAAAGTTGAGATTTTTGCTAGAGGTGGAGGAGAATCAACAATAATTTTAATGGTTACAATTTTCATTTTAGCAGGAGCCTTTTACTCTGTTGCAAATGCTATGGGGTCAGTGGATGCAACAGTAAACTTTGGTTTAAGTATTTTACCATCAAAGGCAATACTGCCAGGAATTTTTGTTATTAGTTGTATTATCTCTTTTGCTATGGGAACATCTATGGGAACAATTACAGCGATAGTTCCAATTGCAATAGGAATGGCTCAACAAACTGGTTTAGATCTATCTCTTTTAATGGGAACTGTTGTTGGAGGAGCAATGTTTGGAGACAATCTATCTTTTGTTTCTGATACAACAATTGCAGCTGCAAGAACTCAAGGAATAGAGCTTAGAGATAAATTTAAAATGAATGCGTTAATAGTTTTACCTGCAGTAATAGTTACAATTATAATTTTATCATTAGTTCCTGAAGCAAGTGGAACTGTTGCAGTGGGAGATTATTCTTTAATAAAAATACTTCCATATATCTCGATTATAGTGAGTGCTTTAATTGGATTAAATGTAATGGTTGTTTTAGCAATTGGTATAGGAACTGGATCTATTTTAGGGTTAGCTCTTGGAGCTTTCAATTTTGTAGAGTTATTAGGATTTATTCAAAGAGGATTTGGATGGATGCAAGATCTATGTTTAATTGCTATTACAATAGGTGGAATAATAGCTCTTATGAATTACTATGGAGGAGTTAACTATCTACTTGATAAAATAACATCTAAAATAAAGAGTAAAAAAGGAGCAGAAGCTGGAATAGCTACATTAGCTGCATTAATCGACGTTGCAACAGCTAATAATACAATCTCTATTGTAACTGCAGGACCACTATCTAAAAATATATCAAAGCAATATTCAATAGATTTAAGAAGAACTGCTAGTTTATTAGATATTTTCTCTTCAGCTTTCCAAGGATTACTTCCATATGGAGGTCAACTTCTTGTAGCTGCAGGATTAGCTCAAATATCTCCAATGCAGATAGTACCTTATAACTATTATTCATTTTTAATGATTCTATTTGGTGGATTGTCAATTGTATTCAATGTGCCAAGATTAAAAGCATATCAAAAAGAAACAATAATAGAGCAAGAGGTTGAAAAAGAGGTATTCTAA